Within Hydra vulgaris chromosome 02, alternate assembly HydraT2T_AEP, the genomic segment TTAATGGCAGCATTACAAGTTTTAATGTTTCCTGATATTTCCTGAAATCATGAAATCTGCTTGCAAATTGGTGAACAATTGTAGTTGTTatctcaaaaaattgtttaggaTCAACCTTTTCTGCTTCTGAAATTATTTTCATCCTGAAGTTtcgtaaattattaaaatatataaattggtCTCCTGAAATATCGTCTAagaataattgtaatttttgttcaaaagtaATCAGTTCTTCCAGGGAAGAGCTGATTacttttgaacaaaaagtaATCAGCTGGGCAGATATATTTCCTTTTCCTTGCATCTTCAggttaagtttattaaaatgttcTGTCATATcatgcaaaaaagtaaaaattatgcAGCCATTCTGAATTCTTTAATAGTTTACAAtgttctttattataatttttaacagctaaaattttagttatttcacTAAAGCAttcagaaaattgttttaaagttttttctcttGACAACCAACGTACAGCTATGAATGTAACTAGTTCTTTCTATATTAAATCCATTTCTAACAATGCCGTAAAGATTCTGTGATTTAACGATTTTGCTCGGATGAAATTTACTATGGGCACAATGACTTCCATTACATTTTTCAGCTGTGGTAATGCTCCTAAAGATTTTGCAACCAAAGCTTCCTGATGTAAGATACaatgaaatgaaataatttCATGAGAAATATGACTGGAAAATAGTTTGATAAAGCCTTTGTTTTTTGCAATCATAGCAGGTGCTCCATCAGTTGCAACGGATACTATACGctcaatgtttatattttttgtttccaaaCATTTCATAACTGATTTTGCGATATCTTCCCCTCTCGTTTGTCCCTTCACAGGCAACAATTAAAGAAGTTCCTCTTGTACACCGGAAGCTGTTAAGTATTTGACCATTACGCAACATTGAGATATATCAGTGACATCTACAGATTCATCAATAGCCAGGGACAAAAATTCAGCCGTTTTAATATCTTCTATTTTCATGTTTGAAACCTCTTCTGCAATATTCAAAATTCGTTCCTTCACGGTTCTAGCCGAGAGTGGTATATCTTTAATCTTTGATAGtattaaatctttgtttttaaaatcattatatagAATTCCAGAAACAGTATACATGCAATCCTTCAAAAACTCACCATCAAATGGTTTACCAGCTTTTGCAATTTGCAATGATAATGCGAAGCTTGTTTCAGTTGTGGTCGATCCGGAATGAATATAATTTGAAAAGCAATTTTGTTGAATTAATTGTTTTCTTTGCAATTccttaatactttttttctgcATTCACCTTCGGGATATTTTTGGGCAaattctttatgttttccttCAAAATGTCGTTCAACATTGCTTGATTTATTATTCTGAAGTTTCACAGAACATATTAAACATAGAGGATTACCATCACTTTCTATAACTACATATTTTTCAGTCCATAGTTAATTGAAACTTCTATTTTCATccgaaacttttctttttttggtgCTCATTATGATCTTCCAGTTTTaatgcgttaaaaaaaaattaaacaatatatttgaatactaaagctaaaataaataataattaacttaCCAGccttaaatatcaaaaaagctaaaattaaattacaattacaaaatatatttgaataattgaaagtcaaaataaataatatttaaaataagtttgttatatataatataaactcgAATAAttgttcaaatatatttttgcttttgtaCTTTGCATTCGAAGCGCCATCACATCAATGATatgtttctttttcatttttgaaaaaattggcAAATAGGCATATACAGGGTGCGTAAAAAGTTCCCGCACTCCTCTGGCAACGACGTTATTTccctttttttaaagcataccGTTTATTTTTCTGCATTATTTATGCTCTTCTCTAATCtttgaatatgttttaatattgaagtttttaGATTCAATGAAGAAATCAAGAGATTTGCCGCCGGCAATCGAGAGGCTAGCTAAAGAGAAAAAGAAAGCATCGGAGATCGCTCGTCTTCTGAATGTTCCGCGGCGAACGGTTTACGATTGCTTGAAGCGACTTGAAGAAACTGGTTCCATTGATGATCGTCGACGTTCTGGAAGACCAAAAATTGCAGCTTCGGgtaaaattgtcaaaaatatcCGCGACAAGATTCGGTACAACCCAAAACGATCGATGAGACAAATGCCCAAGGATGAAGGGATTTCGGAAGGTTCAGTTCGGCAAATCGTCCACAAAAAGCTCGGAAAATACCCgtacaaaattcaaaaagcTCATGAACTTACTGATTGGATGAAAGCCACTCGTTTGGCCCGTTGCAAGGAGCTTCTCAAGCGATTCAAGAAGCCGGCGAACGCCTTGACGATTCTCTTCACGGACGAGTGTCTTTTTACTGTCGAGCAGTTCGAGAACCATCAGAATGACCGGATAATTGCTGGAAACGTTCAAGAAGCAAACCAGGAAGGTCGAATTGCTTCAAAGACAGCTAACCCCCAAGCAGTGATGGTTTTCGGAGCGATTACAGGAGACGGCAAGATGCCATTGGTTTTTGTCGATCAAAGAGTGAAAATCAGAGCTCAAAACTACCTGGATGATATTTTGACGACAGAGGTATTAACTTGGACCAATTCACAATTCGGACAGCGGTTTTGGACGTTTCAACAGGATTCCGCCACAGCCCACAAACTAACGGTCGTCCAGGATTGGTGCAAAGCCAATTTTCCGGGTTTCATCACACAAGAAGAGTGGCCTCTAAACAGCCCGGATCTTAATCCCTTCGACTATTCCATTTGGGGAATTATAAAGGCCAAGGTTGGAGCTGTTTGTCATCCAAATTTGAACTCTCTACGGCAAGCACTCGATAAAGAATGGGCCACTCTTGACGATGATATGGTGTCCGCCGCGGTTGAAGCATTCCCCAAGCGCCTCAGGGCGTGTATCAAGGCGAAAGGAGGACTTTTTGAGATCTGacttgtttttgttgtttagtatgttattaagaataaatgtttaaacttttgGCACATTATGATAGTTCTACGTGTTTTTACGTCGTAAAAACTGagaaaatacaaaagtaaaaataaaaagaagttaaaatttttaatattgtaaatctATATGAGAGCCACATTTCTTCAACAAAAGAGCAGCAGGTTCCCGATTACTGGGTTAGGtgaacttttatcaaaaataaagctcttgtgtattttatatttttgtctaACAACTACCGCGCGTACGCTTAAATTGTAATTTGCAACCCGTCTATATACatcaatttgtaaatttttttaagtacgTTATACAAtacgttatttttatatttaatttatattacgGTATGTGTAAGTaccaatttataaattattttttttatttaaaagattttttcttttttgcaaactttataactttttttcccaaactttttaattttcaacttttttttaatttctttttaaactttttagattcacacttttgtataatattagaactggtaaaattatatttttctctaTTTCACGAAGAGTCTTGATGATAAGAtattttgtcttctacttgccagattgtatttatatatatttattagatcTTAAggataacattgtaaaatgtgagcaaattgaaataataataaaaaagttgactaaaactaatattgtaaataactgttttttatataatataaggGATATCTTAAATGTTGAAGAGTATTAGGGAAcctcttaaataatttttgtttaaaaatcctTTAAATCCAATGTTgctttaatatataaaacacatttaagaAGCATGTATAGCTTTTAGGTAGTATCTGTAAGATACCCTAATTCACATTTTggatttaccttttttttaagtaaaagttgaaaaattttaaaataaaaaaacacttacatTTCAATTTCGActcaaatttttctaatattgaatttacaagtataaaaacaaaagcttaacaaagaagttaaatttatctttaaccCTCTAAACTTAACAGGGCCGACAACAACGAAGGGAGGGGGCGCGGGTGAGGACGTGCCACCCTTCTTCTCCCACTTTTTTTCTAGAGaacctttttccttttttttattttattttagaaaattcaagATATTCGGgcttttatttagaaattgacgattgtgcacctccacttcgaaacccgtgtcgtcggctatgcctaataaaaaacatagaaGATAACAACCTAGCAAACCCGCTTTAAAAATACGTTTACAAAACctgttattaaataatgaaaaaaaaagtataaatttactttaaaatataagtttactaaaattttagttaatatcGTTATTCACGCTTGTAAAAACATGAATAACATGAAAAGcagaatgtttaataaaatagaacttttaaaaaaaagtttattcgtGTTCTatcgaaatattttattttagactttCAAGAATCCtaaacaacttaattttaaacctCATCATTGTGTCCaatgccaaaatattttttacacgTCTTCAAATtactttgaactttttaaattttaattttatggtttaatatggtttttattcaaatggtttaatttctatttaaatattttattaaaattttaaatttttatcaaagcaaaaacttttaattctttttgttttgtatatttaacaaatattaaattttgcgTTGCATAAATTAGGGACGAccctttattttaaaaaaaacatcacttGATAATGCTATCTAGCCGCGCTAatggtataataaaaaattttactattcaTTTGATAATCTAAATATAATCACTAAATAATCttctcatttttatttgtttttaaaattttatttttagaaattaaggTGGTTGCCACCTTACCTTCCGTAAATCGATACTTATCGTAGGTttcaaaagtcatttttttaataaaatacaaatattaaaaaaaatacaaataaaagaaatttaaaataaacaataatatgcaaataaaaaatataaataaaagcataaaattaaaatacaaaaacgttttatttatttatattttatgtgtaaATAACGTTGCCATTCACTATTTGAATTCAAAGAAAACATAATACCTTGTTACATTCATGGCCGTATTAAGGCGGGGGCGGATGGGGCTGCAGCCCCAggcccttataaaaaaaataggccCTAAGGCccgtgacttttttttttttttttagggaacCAGATAAATATTCCTATGTttctcagtttttttaaatcaatttattggGAGCTGCGGAGGCGTTgtgaataaataaatgaatagagATATACTATATCTCTATCTTCGTATATTTGGCGGAATTTTGGTAttcgcaaatattttttaaattatctttccgcataaagatgttttgagaacattcaagttatTTATGTTTCCATCTATGTCCGCACAactatcagtttttaaaaaacacgttaaaaaaattaacttcgtgacataaattttttaattaaataggttTTATAAGAGAATGCTTTTAAAACATTCGTTGAtgtaaaaaccttttaaaggaaaaacaattatattagtGAATGATTTTAAAGCACTCTCTTATAAAACCtatttgattataaaatttatgtcacgaagttaattttttagcgtgtatttaaaaaactaatagttGTGCGGACATAGATGGAaacataaataaacttgaatgttctcaaacattaaaacatcaaatttttttttattttattttattttatgatcacTTCCGTTACCGCAGAAAATTACAGCATTGCTCATtcgtttacaaaattaaaataaaaaatgaacttaaatgATTTGGCTTTATTATGCATTGAAAGTGACATAGTTAGATCAAGAGATTTCACAGTAGTGATCAAGAGGTTTGCTTCAAAAAAGGCCAGAAaagtcaatatataaaaaactattttaaagttaattgatTAACTAAATAGTACATAAATTATGCTACAAttcatatttattgttttttttttatactttcaaaagaaaaatatatgaaGATTCTAGCTTCAGCTAAATATTTGACACCATCAACAATACTAAAAATGATATATGTTTGCTTATATTGCTAAATGCTATCCTATTccaatataacttaaatattgttattggtGCTTTTGTAATGTTAGACTGTACTAAGGGCATACATGTACTTCACTTCTCTGTTTGACCTTTGCCAAATTGTCACCGCCCAATGATCTATATCCTGgaaaacatatgaaaaaatatttacatgataAAACAACAATACAATACCTTAAGAATTTGTCAGTGCACAGTAATAAACATTGAGttaaagaatgaatttttgtgtatttgaaatattgtttatttttatttttttaattttttcatttaaaaaccaATATTATTGGTATTTTCTTCCTTTATTGGAGGTGAACACATTATCAATTTGATACACGTACTCCACTGTCTCAATAGTAAATATACCTACAGCTCAGCAATTGCTTTCTTAAGTCATTATTCAAGACCTTTTGTCAGTTTACATATATATGGGTGTCTGGGCCAAAGGGGTGTAGCTGTACCTAACCAGttggtaaaaaattattaaaaaaatgctcaaaaacaTACCTAGATTGTGACCTTTTATTAGCaag encodes:
- the LOC136076185 gene encoding uncharacterized protein LOC136076185; the protein is MKKSRDLPPAIERLAKEKKKASEIARLLNVPRRTVYDCLKRLEETGSIDDRRRSGRPKIAASGKIVKNIRDKIRYNPKRSMRQMPKDEGISEGSVRQIVHKKLGKYPYKIQKAHELTDWMKATRLARCKELLKRFKKPANALTILFTDECLFTVEQFENHQNDRIIAGNVQEANQEGRIASKTANPQAVMVFGAITGDGKMPLVFVDQRVKIRAQNYLDDILTTEVLTWTNSQFGQRFWTFQQDSATAHKLTVVQDWCKANFPGFITQEEWPLNSPDLNPFDYSIWGIIKAKVGAVCHPNLNSLRQALDKEWATLDDDMVSAAVEAFPKRLRACIKAKGGLFEI